A portion of the Sus scrofa isolate TJ Tabasco breed Duroc chromosome 5, Sscrofa11.1, whole genome shotgun sequence genome contains these proteins:
- the C1R gene encoding complement C1r subcomponent — protein sequence MWLVYLLVPGLFYSLGGTTPLPQKLFGEVTSPRYPKPYPNNFETTTVITVPTGYRVKLVFWQFDLEPSEGCFYDYVKISADKKTLGRFCGQLGSPLGNPPGRKEFMSQGNKMLLTFHTDFSNEENGTIMFYKGFLAYYQAVDLDECAFQHNSGEDNAQQPRCQHLCHNYIGGYFCSCHLGYELQEDGHSCQAECSRELFTEPSGYISSLEYPQPYPPDLRCNYSIRVERGLTIHLKFLEPFEIDDHQQVHCPYDQLQIYASGRNIGEFCGSQRPAPIDTNSNAVDLLFFTDESGDSRGWKLHYTTEIIKCPQPKTLDTFTVIQDLQPQYEFRDYFIASCKQGYQLMEGKQVLLSFTAVCQDDGTWHRAMPRCKIKDCGRPKSLPNGDFNYITTKGVNTYQARIQYYCREPYYKMHTGGGSSKSERGAYTCSAQGVWMNELEGETMPRCLPVCGKPVNPVEEKQRIIGGRKAKPGSFPWQAFTNIYGHGGGALLGDRWILTAAHTLKPKEYDEQNNASVDVFLGHVNVDEITKLGNHPVRRFIIHPDYRQEDSHSFEGDIALLELENSVTLGPDILPICLPDNDTFYDWGFMGYVSGFGITERKLSHDLRYVHLPIAKREMCQSWLQKKNRNDVFSRNMFCAGSPTLKQDSCQGDSGGVFAMKDEKNDQWVAMGIVSWGIGCGEGYGFYTKVLNYVDWIKKEMEKAG from the exons CCTGGAGCCTTCGGAAGGCTGTTTCTATGACTATGTCAAG ATCTCTGCGGATAAGAAAACGCTGGGGAGGTTCTGCGGGCAGCTGGGCTCTCCCCTGGGAAACcccccaggaaggaaggaatttatGTCCCAAGGGAACAAGATGCTGCTGACCTTTCACACAGATTTCTCCAACGAGGAGAATGGTACCATCATGTTTTACAAGGGCTTCCTCGCCTACTACCAAGCTGTGG ACCTGGATGAATGTGCTTTTCAGCACAACTCAGGGGAGGACAATGCCCAGCAGCCCCGGTGCCAGCACCTGTGTCACAACTACATCGGCGGCTATTTCTGCTCCTGCCACCTAGGCTATGAGCTTCAGGAGGATGGGCATTCCTGCCAGG CCGAGTGCAGCAGGGAGCTGTTCACAGAGCCTTCAGGCTACATCTCCAGCCTGGAGTACCCCCAGCCCTACCCCCCCGACCTGCGCTGCAACTACAGCATCCGGGTGGAGCGGGGTCTCACCATCCACCTCAAGTTCCTGGAACCCTTCGAAATCGATGACCACCAGCAAGTACACTGTCCCTACGACCAGCTACAG ATCTATGCCAGCGGGAGGAACATCGGGGAGTTCTGTGGGAGTCAGAGGCCGGCGCCCATTGACACCAACAGCAACGCCGTGGATCTGCTCTTCTTCACAGACGAGTCAGGGGACAGCCGGGGCTGGAAGCTGCACTACACCACGGAAA TCATCAAGTGCCCCCAGCCCAAGACTCTAGACACATTCACCGTCATCCAGGACCTGCAGCCTCAGTACGAGTTCCGGGACTATTTCATCGCCTCCTGCAAACAAGGCTACCAGCTCATGGAG GGGAAGCAGGTGCTACTGTCCTTCACAGCTGTCTGCCAGGATGATGGCACGTGGCATCGCGCCATGCCCAGGTGCAAGA TCAAGGACTGTGGGCGGCCCAAAAGCCTGCCCAATGGGGACTTCAATTACATCACCACAAAGGGGGTGAACACCTACCAGGCCCGTATCCAGTACTACTGCCGAGAGCCGTATTACAAGATGCACACCGGAGGGGGCAGCAGCAAGTCTGAGCGAG GGGCGTATACCTGCTCAGCCCAGGGCGTTTGGATGAATGAGCTGGAAGGAGAGACGATGCCTCGGTGTTTGCCAG TGTGCGGGAAACCGGTCAACCCTGTGGAAGAGAAGCAGCGCATCATCGGAGGCAGGAAGGCCAAGCCGGGCAGTTTCCCCTGGCAGGCCTTCACCAACATCTACGGGCACGGGGGCGGCGCGCTGCTGGGCGACCGCTGGATCCTCACGGCTGCGCACACGCTCAAGCCCAAGGAGTACGATGAGCAGAACAACGCCTCCGTGGACGTGTTCCTGGGCCACGTGAATGTGGACGAGATCACCAAGCTGGGCAACCACCCGGTGCGCCGGTTCATCATCCACCCAGACTACCGCCAGGAAGACAGCCACAGCTTCGAGGGGGACATCGCCCTCCTGGAGCTGGAAAACAGCGTCACCCTGGGCCCCGACATCCTCCCTATCTGCCTCCCTGACAACGACACCTTCTACGACTGGGGCTTCATGGGCTACGTCAGTGGCTTTGGGATAACAGAGAGGAAACTGTCTCATGACCTCAGGTATGTCCATCTGCCCATAGCTAAACGAGAGATGTGCCAGAGCtggctccagaaaaaaaataggaacgaTGTGTTTTCGCGGAACATGTTCTGTGCTGGGTCCCCGACTCTAAAGCAGGATTCCTGCCAGGGGGACAGCGGAGGGGTCTTTGCAATGAAGGATGAGAAAAATGACCAGTGGGTGGCCATGGGCATTGTGTCCTGGGGCATCGGCTGTGGCGAGGGCTACGGCTTCTACACCAAAGTGCTCAACTACGTCGACTGGATCAAAAAGGAGATGGAGAAGGCGGGCTGA